In the genome of Drosophila pseudoobscura strain MV-25-SWS-2005 chromosome 3, UCI_Dpse_MV25, whole genome shotgun sequence, one region contains:
- the mei-S332 gene encoding shugoshin has protein sequence MGTNIEQQYKILNAELMDHVQKLRVELGEYKKLVVGLQTELLEVRESHVLEMDFKKKQLKYGISTLLKNLDLKEDFLTGVTHTTPSVHRRSNIKEICYDMRRISSLTRSSVTCSPSRRRSSTVRAGSGSSSAIITEDATDVDTTTASEDTHRLNIDSAVTPPPRRIAEMAWALEDTDEDSPTIPVVESCEPDEILAALSPCDQADSLFSILEETDSEDAADISSVEVGDAAEAPIGAASRRDRVLRGLCENVPKETGKQEKTVLAIPCHDNDSSYDVSIQKPRQAHSPSLSIETPRQSQFNGIGSWSGSTSTPLPSPVPDIHQKTVSVARGRGRPRGRGSAKPTNNTLSPSDPLSGDADMSSASCSTSGRPSRKCRPTSYKEPKINAKMRNDSLPTKKSSK, from the exons atgGGTACAAACATAGAGCAGCAATACAAAATATTGAATGCTGAACTGATGGACCACGTACAGAAACTACGTGTGGAGTTGGGGGAGTACAAAAAGCTGGTCGTCGGTCTGCAAACGGAGCTGTTGGAGGTGCGAGAGTCTCACGTTCTGGAAATGGACTTCAAAAAGAAGCAGCTGAAGTACGGCATCAGCACCCTTCTCAAAAATTTGGACCTGAAGGAGGACTTTCTTACCGGCGTTACCCACACCACGCCTTCTGTCCATCGACGGTCGAACATCAAGGAAATTTGTTATGATATGCGTCGTATAAGTAGCCTTACCCGATCTTCAGTGACTTGTTCACCCAGCCGTCGCCGCAGCAGTACCGTCCGTGCCGGTAGTGGTAGTAGCAGCGCTATTATAACAGAAGACGCCACAGATGTGGATACAACCACAGCCTCAGAGGATACACACAGACTG AACATCGATAGCGCAGTTACGCCACCTCCAAGACGTATTGCGGAAATGGCCTGGGCCCTTGAAGACACTGACGAGGACTCTCCCACCATTCCAGTGGTGGAGTCCTGTGAACCCGACGAGATACTCGCGGCACTGTCTCCATGTGATCAAGCTGACAGCCTCTTCTCCATTCTAGAGGAAACGGACAGCGAGGATGCCGCGGATATCTCGTCAGTGGAGGTTGGAGATGCAGCAGAGGCCCCAATCGGCGCTGCATCCAGGCGGGACCGAGTCCTTCGCGGGCTTTGCGAAAACGTGCCCAAGGAGACTGGCAAACAAGAAAAGACCGTCTTGGCCATTCCCTGCCATGATAATGACAGCAGCTACGACGTGAGCATACAGAAGCCGCGGCAGGCCCATTCGCCCAGCTTGTCCATTGAGACACCGAGACAGAGCCAGTTCAATGGAATTGGCAGTTGGTCTGGCAGCACTAGCACACCTTTACCCTCCCCGGTCCCTGACATACATCAGAAGACGGTTAGTgtggccaggggcaggggcaggcccagaggcagaggaagtGCCAAACCCACTAACAACACGCTCAGTCCGAGTGACCCGCTCAGTGGCGATGCAGATATGTCCAGTGCCAGCTGCAGCACCAGTGGTCGCCCGAGTCGTAAGTGTCGTCCCACCTCGTATAAAgagccaaaaataaatgcaaaaatgcgCAACGACTCCCTCCCTACCAAAAAGTCTTCGAaatag